A single candidate division WOR-3 bacterium DNA region contains:
- a CDS encoding PorV/PorQ family protein has product MNMLLALSLISFDPGVGTAGFDFLRVTPTAREAAMAGAVTGDAQSPMAFWYSPALVLGSELPRAHVGYVNYVAGIHLGSVAYSRPLAANKGIGIGIVYLNAGTMKRTDPLGNELGMFGVSYTDVNLSAALKLSELVLVGAGFQGLYGSIDTFFGIGVAANLGARARIPLEGFEGLYAGLACRNIGYQAKPFQSGRDKMPLEFAVGLAYLPNSSINLTADVLKPVDNRFVFRAGIEGWVADILVLRAGYTTLGADLKSGGGTDILAGLTTGLGFRYQKYQLDYAFIPMVELGMAHRISFSIEL; this is encoded by the coding sequence ATGAACATGCTCTTGGCCCTGAGTCTCATCTCTTTTGACCCCGGCGTTGGCACCGCTGGCTTCGACTTCCTCCGTGTTACCCCCACTGCCCGTGAGGCCGCAATGGCTGGTGCAGTGACCGGCGATGCGCAGAGCCCGATGGCGTTCTGGTATTCTCCCGCACTGGTGCTGGGCAGCGAACTGCCGCGTGCCCACGTCGGGTATGTCAACTACGTTGCCGGTATTCACTTGGGCTCAGTCGCCTATTCCAGGCCGCTGGCTGCAAACAAGGGTATTGGCATCGGCATCGTATACCTGAACGCCGGCACGATGAAACGGACCGACCCGTTGGGCAACGAGTTGGGGATGTTCGGTGTTTCCTACACCGATGTGAACCTGTCAGCAGCGCTCAAGCTATCAGAGCTCGTGTTAGTCGGAGCAGGATTCCAGGGACTGTATGGCTCGATTGACACGTTTTTCGGCATCGGTGTGGCTGCGAACCTGGGCGCCCGGGCCCGAATTCCACTCGAAGGTTTCGAGGGACTGTATGCCGGACTTGCCTGCCGTAACATCGGTTATCAGGCGAAGCCGTTCCAGTCCGGCCGGGACAAGATGCCGCTGGAGTTCGCCGTTGGTCTTGCTTACCTGCCCAATTCCTCGATCAACCTCACCGCCGATGTGCTCAAGCCAGTGGATAACCGGTTTGTGTTCCGAGCCGGCATCGAAGGTTGGGTTGCAGACATACTTGTCCTGCGTGCTGGGTACACAACCTTGGGCGCCGACCTTAAGTCTGGTGGCGGCACGGACATCCTAGCCGGACTTACGACTGGCCTTGGCTTCCGCTACCAGAAGTACCAGCTCGACTATGCCTTCATCCCGATGGTTGAACTGGGCATGGCTCATCGCATCTCATTCTCAATAGAGCTCTAG